Proteins encoded together in one Pseudomonas sp. ADAK13 window:
- a CDS encoding DinB family protein yields the protein MTRTEQIILMASYNQWMNRKVYEAAGGLSDEALMADRGAFFSSILGTLNHLALGDRVWLKRFAEHPAQFTALAPLSALEVPPRLDQLAFADIRELSAHRAWLDRLIIEWAQSITEPDLEQLLQYRNMAGTAMNKNFHALLVHFFNHQTHHRGQVTTLLTQAGRDVGDTDLLALID from the coding sequence GTGACCCGTACCGAGCAGATTATCTTGATGGCGAGCTACAACCAGTGGATGAACCGCAAGGTGTACGAGGCTGCCGGCGGCCTGAGCGACGAGGCGTTAATGGCCGACCGTGGCGCGTTCTTCAGCTCGATCCTGGGCACGCTGAACCACCTCGCCCTGGGCGATCGCGTCTGGCTCAAGCGTTTCGCCGAGCATCCGGCGCAATTTACCGCGCTGGCGCCGTTAAGCGCGCTGGAAGTGCCGCCACGCCTGGACCAACTGGCGTTCGCTGACATCCGAGAACTGTCGGCCCACCGCGCCTGGCTCGACCGACTCATCATCGAATGGGCGCAATCGATCACCGAGCCGGACCTGGAGCAGCTGCTGCAGTACCGCAACATGGCAGGCACGGCCATGAACAAGAATTTTCATGCACTGCTGGTGCATTTCTTCAATCACCAGACCCACCACCGGGGCCAGGTAACAACGCTGCTGACGCAGGCCGGGCGCGACGTGGGCGACACCGACCTGCTGGCGCTGATCGACTAG
- a CDS encoding GFA family protein: MSNQESQEGGCRCDRVRFTVTEKPLITMACHCTGCQKMSSSAFSLSALIPSSGFTITQGNPVIGGLHGVDRHYCCPHCMSWMFSRPNGVEDLINLRPTMFDDVSDYVPFIETWTSEKLPWATTPAQHSFAQLPERENFPALIQAYAEFNAG, translated from the coding sequence ATGAGTAATCAAGAGTCCCAGGAAGGTGGCTGCCGTTGTGATCGGGTGCGGTTTACCGTGACCGAAAAACCGTTGATCACCATGGCGTGCCACTGCACCGGCTGCCAGAAGATGTCGTCCAGCGCGTTCTCCCTGAGCGCGCTGATCCCCAGCAGCGGATTTACCATCACCCAGGGCAACCCGGTGATCGGCGGGCTGCACGGCGTAGACCGCCATTACTGCTGCCCGCACTGCATGAGCTGGATGTTTTCCCGCCCCAACGGCGTCGAGGATTTGATCAACCTGCGGCCCACCATGTTTGATGATGTCAGCGACTATGTGCCGTTCATTGAAACCTGGACCAGTGAAAAGCTGCCGTGGGCGACGACCCCTGCGCAGCACAGCTTTGCGCAGTTGCCGGAGCGAGAGAATTTCCCGGCATTGATACAGGCCTACGCCGAGTTTAACGCCGGTTGA